A window from Phycisphaeraceae bacterium encodes these proteins:
- a CDS encoding HRDC domain-containing protein yields the protein MSHPMVPGGAPEMIVTPGDLESFVAHARGHQVLAFDTEFIGEESFRPRICLVQLATPERVALVDPFEFDSLEPIWELVADPAMLTVVHAGEQDVQAVRLALGRQPERLIDTQIAAAMVGMPWPCSLGAMVEQLVGHRPAKAHTFTNWDARPLTPSQLRYAADDVRYLPLAWMELERELDRRGRREWALRESEEVLAGDLVFDPARQIKRAARGESLKPTAMSTLREVILVRHALAEREDMPPRALLPDAVALELARRRPATKAQLGSLRGVPRKIVQDHADEILAAVERAKTLPQASGDPAALLEDASVRAEIDALWLAAQARCLALDLAPGLLMSRSGFSEWYAARLARMGRAAGGNRGKVASSGDGGAETDTAPSTGDPPLFAAGDWRREALGDWIERFVEGREPLRLCWRGGLRDLPEGSSAEG from the coding sequence ATGTCGCACCCGATGGTTCCCGGTGGAGCGCCGGAGATGATCGTCACGCCGGGCGACCTTGAGTCGTTTGTTGCGCACGCGCGGGGGCACCAGGTCCTCGCCTTCGACACCGAGTTCATCGGCGAGGAGAGCTTCCGTCCGCGGATCTGCCTCGTGCAGCTTGCGACTCCGGAGCGCGTGGCGCTCGTCGATCCCTTTGAGTTCGACTCGCTCGAGCCGATCTGGGAGTTGGTGGCCGACCCGGCGATGCTCACCGTGGTGCATGCGGGAGAGCAGGATGTGCAAGCGGTGCGCCTGGCGCTCGGCCGACAACCCGAGAGGCTGATTGACACGCAGATCGCTGCGGCGATGGTGGGCATGCCGTGGCCATGCAGTCTCGGCGCGATGGTTGAACAACTCGTCGGGCATCGACCCGCCAAGGCGCACACCTTCACCAACTGGGATGCGCGGCCGCTGACCCCGTCGCAACTTCGCTACGCCGCCGATGATGTGCGCTACTTGCCGCTGGCGTGGATGGAACTCGAGCGGGAACTCGATCGCCGGGGCCGGCGCGAGTGGGCCCTTCGCGAGAGCGAGGAGGTGCTGGCTGGAGATCTCGTCTTCGACCCGGCGCGACAGATCAAGCGGGCGGCGCGGGGTGAGTCGCTGAAGCCCACCGCGATGAGCACGCTGCGCGAGGTCATCCTGGTGCGGCATGCCCTTGCCGAGCGCGAGGATATGCCGCCGAGGGCGCTTCTCCCTGACGCGGTGGCGCTCGAACTTGCACGACGACGACCGGCGACGAAGGCACAACTGGGCTCGCTTCGCGGAGTTCCGAGAAAGATCGTGCAGGATCACGCGGATGAGATTCTCGCGGCCGTGGAGAGGGCGAAGACGCTTCCTCAGGCGAGTGGCGATCCGGCGGCCTTGCTGGAAGACGCCTCGGTTCGTGCGGAGATCGACGCCCTGTGGCTCGCGGCGCAGGCTCGCTGCCTGGCGCTCGACCTTGCCCCCGGGCTCCTCATGAGCCGCAGTGGATTCTCCGAGTGGTACGCGGCCCGCCTGGCGCGGATGGGTCGTGCCGCAGGGGGCAACCGAGGCAAGGTCGCATCTTCCGGTGATGGCGGCGCGGAGACCGACACCGCGCCATCGACGGGAGATCCACCGCTCTTTGCTGCCGGAGACTGGCGGCGCGAAGCCCTCGGCGACTGGATCGAGCGCTTCGTTGAAGGTCGCGAGCCGCTGCGCCTCTGCTGGCGAGGTGGGTTGCGCGATCTTCCGGAAGGTTCATCTGCCGAGGGGTGA
- a CDS encoding DUF167 domain-containing protein produces the protein MKVVPRASRRGAGGVVGDRLKVRVQEPPEDGRANEALVEVLADALGVSRRSIHILSGHASPEKQVRIEGLAPERLEDIG, from the coding sequence GTGAAGGTTGTGCCTCGAGCATCGCGCCGAGGTGCGGGCGGAGTCGTCGGCGATCGACTGAAGGTCCGCGTGCAGGAACCACCCGAGGATGGACGCGCCAATGAGGCGCTCGTCGAGGTGCTCGCCGACGCCCTCGGAGTGTCGCGCCGATCCATTCACATTCTGAGCGGCCATGCGTCCCCGGAGAAGCAGGTCAGGATTGAAGGCCTCGCGCCGGAGCGCCTCGAAGATATCGGATGA
- a CDS encoding excinuclease ABC subunit UvrC, whose protein sequence is MQEPAPDQPPGGGCDDGDTVRARLLARARELPRCPGVYLLKDAEERVIYVGKASSLPSRVSSYFQQSADHGLRKEPMLEAIRDFDVIECEGEWEALLMEARLIKDLRPRFNARLTDDKTFPYLAVTMRDDFPGVFVTRDPASERFKGARIFGPFTSVASLRHAVQLLQRVFQFRTCELEIREGDPRNRSVRPCLLHSIGQCTAPCADRVSRERYRRDIDRFLRFFESRRSVMLRELRQEMEKASAARRFEEAAVLRDQITAIEKLDDRERRRGEVEYDWQPEVTFVAGDPSAGERSLRRTLGLEQPIRCMEAFDIAHLGGGETVASKVAFVDGRPFKDGYRRFRVRSASNDDYQALREVVGRRYREAGRGEELFPDLILIDGGAGQLRAALDAFEALEQQPPMVIALAKKDELIFVQHESEPIRLGRENPGLKLCQAIRDEAHRFARHYHHVLRRRAVTGVDAPLIGSARRRKRAQSKAAPSGASAAGELAERPPNEGDPPSVPGPPPKHRRTPKPLRTPKRKSIDGSDAPSQGEPS, encoded by the coding sequence ATGCAAGAGCCCGCACCAGATCAGCCCCCCGGCGGTGGTTGTGACGATGGTGACACAGTCCGCGCACGGCTCCTCGCGCGGGCCCGGGAGCTCCCCAGGTGCCCGGGGGTCTACCTGTTGAAGGACGCTGAGGAGCGCGTCATCTATGTCGGCAAGGCGTCGTCGCTGCCGTCGCGCGTGTCGAGCTACTTCCAACAGAGCGCCGACCACGGGCTTCGCAAGGAACCCATGCTCGAGGCGATCCGAGACTTCGATGTCATCGAGTGTGAAGGGGAGTGGGAGGCGCTGCTGATGGAGGCGCGCCTCATCAAGGACCTGCGCCCCAGATTCAACGCGCGACTCACCGATGACAAGACCTTTCCCTATCTCGCGGTGACGATGCGGGACGACTTCCCTGGTGTGTTCGTGACGCGCGACCCGGCCAGCGAGCGCTTCAAGGGAGCCAGGATCTTCGGGCCGTTCACGAGCGTCGCCAGCCTGCGTCACGCGGTCCAGCTCCTCCAGCGCGTCTTCCAGTTCCGCACCTGTGAGCTGGAGATCCGCGAAGGTGATCCGCGCAACCGGAGCGTCCGGCCCTGCCTGCTTCACTCGATCGGGCAGTGCACGGCGCCGTGTGCTGATCGTGTCTCGCGCGAACGCTATCGACGGGACATCGACCGCTTCCTGCGCTTCTTCGAGAGCCGGCGAAGCGTGATGTTGCGCGAGCTGCGCCAGGAGATGGAGAAGGCGAGTGCCGCGCGGCGCTTCGAAGAGGCCGCCGTACTCCGCGACCAGATCACCGCGATCGAGAAGCTTGATGACCGCGAGCGCCGCCGCGGCGAGGTCGAGTACGACTGGCAGCCGGAGGTGACCTTCGTGGCGGGCGATCCGTCGGCGGGGGAGCGGAGCCTGCGCCGCACGCTGGGATTGGAGCAGCCGATCCGCTGCATGGAGGCCTTCGACATTGCGCATCTCGGCGGAGGCGAGACGGTCGCGAGCAAGGTGGCGTTTGTCGATGGCCGACCCTTCAAGGATGGGTACCGGCGCTTTCGCGTCCGCAGTGCCTCAAACGATGACTACCAGGCGCTGCGCGAAGTGGTCGGGCGCCGATACCGCGAAGCGGGTCGAGGTGAAGAGCTCTTTCCCGATCTGATCCTCATCGATGGAGGAGCGGGGCAACTTCGCGCGGCGCTCGATGCCTTCGAGGCGCTGGAGCAGCAGCCGCCGATGGTGATTGCCCTCGCGAAGAAGGACGAGCTCATTTTTGTGCAGCATGAGAGCGAGCCGATCCGGCTTGGCCGGGAGAACCCCGGCCTCAAGCTCTGTCAGGCCATCAGGGATGAAGCGCACCGATTCGCGAGGCACTATCACCATGTCCTGCGACGCCGCGCGGTCACCGGAGTTGATGCGCCGCTCATCGGGAGCGCACGGCGGCGCAAGAGAGCGCAGTCGAAGGCGGCGCCGTCCGGAGCCAGCGCCGCGGGCGAGTTGGCGGAGCGTCCACCGAATGAAGGCGATCCGCCGAGTGTCCCGGGACCGCCGCCGAAACACCGGCGTACGCCGAAGCCGCTGCGCACACCGAAGCGGAAGTCGATCGACGGAAGTGACGCGCCGTCGCAGGGCGAGCCCTCGTGA